The genomic stretch TTATCTTCTTTTGTAGCTAAGCTTTAAGATGAAAGAATTATTAAAGAATATTCCTAAGTTCGTCTTTTTTACTGGAAAAGGTGGGGTTGGAAAAACATCTATGTCTTGTGCTATTTCTTTAGCTTTAAGTAAAATGAATAAAAAAGTATTGTTGATTTCTACTGATCCTGCTTCTAATTTAGACGAAGTCTTAGATACCAAATTAGGCTCAACACCTTCTTTAATTAATAATACAAAAAACTTATTTGCAATGAATATTAATCCTGTAATTGCAGCAAATGAATACAAAGAAAAAGTGGTAGGTCCTTATAGAGATTTATTGCCAAAAGAGGCAATAAATCAAATGGAAGAACAGTTATCTGGAGCTTGTTCTGTAGAAATTGCTGGGTTTAATGAATTCTCTAAATATGTTGGAGATAATGATATTATAAAACAATATGATCATATTATTTTAGATACTGCTCCTACTGGTCATACTTTGAGATTGTTAAATCTTCCCAGTGCTTGGAAAGATTTTATTGCTAATAATCAAACGGGATCTTCATGTTTAGGACCCGTGTCTGGCTTAGTTGAGCAAAAGATACTTTATGAACAAGTGGTTGATAATTTAAAAGATAGCTCAAAAACTTTGTTGATTTTGGTGAGCAGAGCTGAAAAACTATCCCTTTTAGAAGTAAGTAAAGCAAGCAAAGAATTAAATGAACAAGGAATGAAGAAGCAACATTTATTAATAAATGGTGTTTTTAAAGAAGATTCAAGTGATGAAATCGCGCAGGCATTTTACCAAAAATCAAAAGAAGCATTAGCTGTTATGCCAGAAAATTTAAAAAATATATCGAGTAATGAAATTGGTTTTTACCCCCAAGGCGTTCTTGGTTTAGAATCTTTAGAAGCTGTTATAAACAATGAAGCAATGAAAGAAGATATGGCTGAACTTATTTCTTTTGAAGAGAAAATAAATGAAGCTTTAGAAGATACTATATCTTGGAAAGATTTATTAAATGATATTCAAAAAGATAAAAGTGGTTTAATTATGACTATGGGAAAAGGAGGCGTTGGTAAAACTTCTATTGCTTCCTTGATTGCTTATGAACTTTCTTCTCTAGGACATAAAGTAACTTTGTCAACCACAGATCCTGCTGCTCACTTGGATTATATAAAAAACAATAATACAAAAGATTTAATTATTGAGAAAATTGATCCAAAATATGAAACACAAAAACATATAAGCAGAGTAATTAAACAAAATGAAAACAAACTCTCATCTGATGATATGGCTTTATTAAAAGAAGAATTAAATTCGCCTTGTATAGAAGAGATTGCAATTTTCGAAGCTTTTGCATCTACCGTTAATAAAGCAAAAGAGCGATTTGTTGTTTTAGATACGGCACCAACAGGACATACTTTAATGTTATTAGATGCTTCAAATGCGTATCATAAAGAACTGTCTAAAAATGTAAAGAATGAAAATTCTGATGATCTAATACAATTGATTCCTTTATTAAAAGATAAAAAGTTTACAAAAATACTTTTATTAGCACTTGCCGAAGCTACTCCCACACATGAAGCAAAAGCATTACAAGAAGATTTACAAAGAGCGGGTATTACACCTTATGCTTGGGTAATTAACAGAAGTTTTGTTTTGTGTAAAACGAGTAATAGAGTATTGCAACATAAAGCGTTAAATGAAGTTAAATATATTAATGAAATCAAAAATACTTTAAGTAAAAAAGTTGTAATATCTCCTTGGATTAAAGATGAAATTAACAACAGTACTACACTTAAAAAGTTACTTCATTAAAAACAAATTTAAATAAAGAGAAGTATATGAAAGAAGAAAAATTAGGTTATATATTTGCAGTGTTTGCATTTTTATTTTGGGGTGCTGTATCTCCCATTTATTTTAAAGAAGTAGGAGGGGTTACTGCGCTTGAAGTTTTGATGCACAGAGTTGTTTGGTCCTTTCTTATTTTAATACCTTTGGTATATCTTACTAAACAAACAGAAGTACTCAAATTATTATTAAAAAATAAGAATAAATTGAAATACTTGTTGTACTCTACTTTTTTTGTATCAATTAATTGGCTTATTTTTATTTGGGCAGTTGCAAATGAACGAATAATGGAAGCTTCTCTTGGTTATTACATTAATCCACTTATTAACATTGCTTTGGGATTTATATTTTTTGGTGAACGAATGACGAGAAATCAAAATATTGCCATTGTAATTGCATTTTTAGCTGTTTTATATCAAATTATTGCCTTAGGAACACTTCCTTTAGTTTCTTTATCTTTGGCTGTTTCTTTCGCTTTTTATGGAATGATTAGAAAAAAGGTTGACGTAGGCTCAATAGTAGGTTTATTTGTTGAAACACTAATGTTAATGCCTTTGGCAATTATTTATATACTGTATTTAATTAATACAAACAGCATGGCATTTTTGAATGAAAGTGACTATATTACTTTTATGTTAACCCTTGGGGGATTAGCTACTATTATTCCTTTATTATTATTCAATGGGGCTGCTACAAGAATGAAACTTTCAACGCTTGGATTTTTTCAATACATAGGACCTACTTGTGCTTTTTTACTCGCGGTTTTTGTATATAATGAAGAATTTAATTTTGATAAATTAATTACTTTTGCACTTATTTGGTTGGCATTAATTATTTTTTCTTTGGATGCTATTATAAAAAAAATAAAAGCATAACTTAGAAAGAAGTTATATTTTTTCTAAGAGAGATTATCATCATAAATAATAAAGCATGCTTTATGTAGAATATCCTTTTTAAGGACCTACATGAATATAAAACTACTCAAATTTGCTTTCTTAGCAGTAATATTTTGTAATGTTGCTGTTGATATTTCGCATAAAATTCTACTACAAAACATAGCTTTCAAAATTTTTGATGGCAGTGAACAAGTTGTATTAATTTCAATAATTAATGCATTAATACTGATACCTTTTTTACTTTTTTTCTCAATATCTGCTTTTTTAAGTGACAAATATGATAAAAAAAATGTCTTAGTTTATGGTGCCGTTTCGTCTTTTATATTATCAATATTTATGGTAATTGCCTATGCTATAGGAAGCTTTAATTTAGCAATGTTTGGAATATTTTTATTGGCCATTCAAAGTGCTATTTATTCTCCTGCTAAGTTTGGAATTATTATAAGTATTTATAAAAAAGAGAATTTATCTTTAGGAAATTCTTTTGTGCAATCAATTTCAATGATTGCAATTTTATTTACTATGGGTTTATTTTCTTATATTTTTGAAACCTTATACGGAATTAATTCCTATGATTTAATTTCTTCTAAAGATGAGCTTTTAAATAAATTTTTGCCACTGACTTATTATATTGTTCTTATTGCTTTGTTTGAACTTAGTATTTCTTTTTTAATTTTAAAGAAAATAGATACTGGTTTTAAAGTGGATAAAAAGATTGTTTTTAACAGAGATGATTATTTTAAAGCCAAACTTTTAAAAAAGAATATAAAAGAGATTACAAATACAAGAGTACTTTTATTATCTATTTTTGGAATTTCCATTTTTTGGGCTATTTCTCAAGGAATGTTGGCTGTATTTCCTGCTTATGCAAAAGAATATTTAAATATTACCAGTGTATTTGTGATTAACGCAATTCTTGGAGCAGCAGGTTTTGGAGTTGCTTTTGGATCTTTTTTATATACAAGAATTTCAAAAAACTACATAGAAACGGGAAGTATCCCAATAGCAGCAGCAGGTTTATGTTTAATGATATATTTAAGTGTAAATGTTGATTCTTCTTTTTCACTGGCGCTTGTCTTTTTTGGTTTTGGTGTTTGTGGGGGATTATTTGTTGTTCCTCTAAATTCTCTCTTACAATTTAATGCTAAATTTGAAAAACTAGGTACGGTACTAGCTGGAAGTAACTTTTTTCAATCTTTATTTATGGTCTTAGTTTTAGTTCTTACAACAGTTGTTTCTTTTAATGGTTTAAACCCTAAAAGTACTATTTATTTATTATTGATTTTAACAATACTTGGCGCAATTTATACGGTAAAAAAACTTCCTTTATCTATGGTTCACTTTTTTGTTAAATTTGTTGTTGGTTTAAAATATAAATTAGAAGTTACAGGTATCTCAAATATCCCTTCTACTGGGGGCTTACTTCTTTTAGGGAACCATGTTTCTTGGTTAGACTGGGCTATTATTCAAATGGCGACGCCTAGAGATATCAAGTTTGTAATGGATAAAGGTATTTATAATAAGTGGTATTTAAAATGGTTTTTAAACTTTTTTGAAGTGTTACCTATTTCATCAACTTCTAGCAAAAGCAGCATTAATCAAATTGCAAAAGAATTAGATGAAGGAAATGTAGTTGTATTGTTTCCCGAAGGTACAATTACTAGAAATGGTCATTTAGGAGAGTTTAAAAAAGGTTTTGAACTTATTTTAAAACAAACAACAAAAGATGTAAATGTGCATGTTTTTTATATCAGAGGTTTATGGGAATCTATGTTTTCACGTGCAAATAAAAAATTTATTGAATCGTATCGTACAAATATAGTTACTGTTTCTTTTTCCCAAAAAATTCCTAAAGAATTAGCAAAAGCAGATTATGTTAAACATAGGGTAATGGATTTAACTATTGAGTCATGGACTGAGCATATAAAAGTACTTAAAAGTATTCCCGAAGAAATATTTAATACCATGAAAGAAGTTAAAAATAATCTTATTGTTGCTGATTCTACGGGAATGGAACTAACAGGATATAAGTTTTTAACGGTTGCTATTTTATTTAAAAATCTACTTAAAACAAGAATTAAGGGTCAAAATATTGGACTTTTAATTCCTTCTTCTGCTGCAGGTGCTTTTATTAACACTTCTGTTTTAATGTTAGGAAAAACGGCAGTTAATATTAATTATACGGCTGATGTGGAATCTTTGCTTAAATGTATTGCTAGTGCAGAAATACAATCTGTGGTAGCTTCTAAAAAATTCATTCAAAAACTAAAAGAGAGAGGAATGAATTTGGATCCTTTATTGGAAAAAGTAGAAGTATTTTATTTAGAAGATTTAAAACTTGAGATTAAAAAAATATCAGGCTTGATGACTTTTTTATCTGTCAAAATCTTCCCTGCCATGCTTTTAAAAGCCTTACACGTTAAAAAAGTACCTATTTCATCTAATGCCCTTATAATGTTCTCATCTGGCTCAGAAGGCAGTCCTAAAGGAATAGAACTGTCACATATGAATATTTTAGGAAACACGCAACAAATAGCTTCTGTACTTAATGTAAATGATGATGATACTGTTGTTGGTTCTTTGCCTTTATTTCATGCTTTTGGTATTTGTGTTACTACTTTTTTCCCTTTAATTGAAGGTATTAAATTAGTGGCTCATCCAGATCCTACTGATGGTTATGAAGTTGGGAAATTGGTTAATAAATATAAAGCAACAGTTATGTGTGGAACATCAACATTTTTTAGACTGTATATTATGAATAAAAAAGTTCATCCTTTAATGTTTGAATCTTTACGGTATACCGTTGCAGGTGCTGAAAAGTTATCCCAAAAAGTTAGAGATGATTTTAAAAGAAAATTTGGAAAAGTCATTATTGAAGGTTATGGAACTACCGAAACCTCGCCTGTTGCTGCTTGTAACTTGCCTGATATTTTAACCCCTGAACTTGATTTACAAGTGGGTAATAAAATTGGAACAGTAGGAATGCCACTTCCTGGAACCTCTATTAAAATAGTTGATCCTCATACTTTTAAACCTTTAGATATTGGGGAAGAAGGAATGGTACTCATTGGTGGGGTTCAAATTATGAAGGGTTATTTAAACAATGAAGCTAAAACAAACTCTGTTATAAAAAGTATTGATGGTAAATCTTGGTATGTTACAGGCGATAAAGGTAAGTTTGATAGTGATGGTTTCTTAAGCATTGTTGATAGGTATTCACGTTTTGCAAAACTTGCAGGTGAAATGGTTTCTTTAGGGGCTATTGAAGAAAAATTATCCTTTCTAATTGATAAAGAAGAAGTGGAATATGTAGCAACTACAGCGCCTGATGAAAAAAAAGGTGAAAAAGTTATTGTACTTATATCAGGACTAAATCAAGAAGAAATAAAAGAGTTAAAAACAAAAGTGATAAAAGCCTTTGATAATAAATTAATGATTCCATCTTCTTATGAAATGGTAGATGAGATTCCAAAATTAGGCTCTGGGAAAAAAGATTATGGAAAAGCAAAAAAACTTTTAATTTCTAAAACACAGTCTTATGATAGCTGTTTTAAGATGGATTTATAAATCTATCTTAAAGCAAAAAAATCTTTCAAAATCTTAAGAATGTATATAATTTAACTTGTTATAATTATTTCAGAAAAATAAAATAATTATAACAAGGAAAACCATGCTTCCTCACACCTCTAACAACCATACTTCAAAAGATATATTATTAACAGGATTAAATGAATTTTTAGGAAAAAGTGTATTAGAAGAATTATTAATAAAATTCCCCACTTCTAGAATTTTTTGTTTATTAGATTCTAAAACTCAAAAATTATCATGTGAAAAACTCATTGATAACTGTGCGTATAAAAATGTGAAATTATTAGATGGAAATACATCTAAGGAGCATTTGGGCTTATGTAAAGAAGATTATATGTTTTGTGTAGAAAGTATAAATTGTATTGTTCATTGTGAAGACGCAAGTTTTAAAAGCAAGATAAACAGTATTCAATCCAATATTCACATCTTAGATCTTATTAGAAACATTGAACAACTTGGAAATAAAAAACCTGCATTTCTTTTTGTAAGTGCTGCTTTACCTAATATTCTTGAGAACAAAGAAGTAGAAAATGATGCTTCTTTTAAATTTCGTAATAAATATGAAGAAGATAAATATACTATTGAGAAGTTAATAAAAAGTTATGAAAATCATTGCCATTATTTTATTGTTCGTCCTTCAACAATATTAGCAAAACACTCAGGAGAGTATGATTTAGGTGATGAAAATATCCAAGCTCTTGTAAATGTTAATAAAGAAAATCACAGTTTAATTAATGTACTTAGTAGAGATGCTTTGTATGATTTTGTTACTGTTGAGTATGTTGCCAAAAATATTGTTGATATTTTAAGCAATGCAAAAACAATACCTTCTTCAACCATTTTTAATATTACTGATCATAAAGGTGGTTTAACTCATACTCATGCAGTAGAGATTCTAAATACCATGTTTAAGATTAGTCTTAAAGATGAAAGTAGGAATAAAGAAAAAAATACGCAGTATTCTTGTGAAAATATTCAAAAGTATGTTTATGAAAATGATATCTTGACATTAAACAGCTCTGAGATACTTAGACGTGTATGCCAACATTATCTTGATAAACAAAAAAACTAAGATTGAACTAAACTTTGCTTTTCACACAAAGTAAGTTTATAATTTCATCTACATTAGAGGCAAAATTACCATTTTTTTCAATAAGAAATAAATCTCTAACTTTCCCTCTGCTGGCATACATTTTTGCACTTTCAATCTCAATATTATAATCATCTAAAATATTTGTAATAAAAGCCAAGAGACCTTTTTGATCAGCCGTTTTAACTTTTAAAGAAGCTAAAAAAGAAGTGTGATTAATGTCAACAATGATATCCTTTTTATTAATTATAGGTACAATCAATTTTGTTTTTTTACTCATGTCAAAAGAATTTTTAATGATATCTTCAATATACAATAAATCACTGTCATCTATTTTTTGAGTAAACTTGATTTCAAAACATTTTTTTTCATCGTAAAGCTTAAAAATATTCATAGATCCAATGTCTAGAAATTCCAATTTACCTAACAAATACCCAATATTTAAAGCTTTTGAACGAATAATTTGTATACTTAATACATCTTCATTTTTAATTCTATAAATGTAATCTTGGACATCTTTTGCTTTAATAGCAAGATCCAAAATATCTTTTGCTTTTAATTGTAAAAACAATTGTGAAGAAGCAATATAGGAGATTTTTCGTTTCATTATTACACTTAATTTATTGTACTGTGGAAGTTTTTTTATTGCATTTATTTTAGAAAGTTTTCTTGCACTTTCACTTAATAATTCTGTATTTTCAAAAGCAGGAAGTGTTTGATAATACAGCTCTTTTAATAAAGCAGAAGTAGCACTGGAGTAAATATTTTTTCCAACGGCTGAAATATCACAATAGGTTAAAACATATAACATATCTAAAAAACGTTTATCTTGAACAATACCTGTAAAGTTAAGAATTATTTTCTCAGAGTAAACATCTTCATTGGTTGCATACATAGACATTTGATTGTGATACCTAATAAGTTTGGAAATAATTTGAATACTAGAGGGCTCAAAACTCAAAAAAGATCCAAAACTTTTGAAGAGTTTTTCTCCTATTTCATGATGATCTTTTTTTCTTCCTTTTCCAATATCATGAAATAAGGTGGCTATTTTTGCTAGTTTTTGATCTGTTTTACTCATTTTATCAAATACATTTTTGACAAAAGGATCTTGTATATTTTCAAAATAAGTTATATTTAAAATAGAATGTAAATCAACAGGTAAGTCATGGTAACCATCAAATTGTGGTTGATGGGTTATTTTTTTGCAAACAGGTAATACCAATCTAAAGAGACCTGCTTGATACAAGAGATTAAGTAAAATACTTAATGATTCTTTTAATAATATACTCTTAATTAGTTTTTTATGCTCAGTAGTGAGTTCTGAAGGATGCTTTGTTTTTTTTAAGTAATAAACATAGGAAGCATCAAATTCTTCTACTTCTTTTGGTAATAATAATAACTCTTTTAAAATATAAGCAAGGTTTTTACTTTTCAAATGATACGAACAATAAATTTTATTCTCTATTATATAAATACTCTTTTTATATCTGTATTTTTTTAATAAAGGTATATTTTCTTTTTTAAACTCAACTTTTCTTGTAATTTTTTTGATCATAATAGATGTGAAACTATGAATATTATGCAAATACTCTAGGGTTTTTGCCATTAATTGTCGCTCTTTTGTATGCAAAGGGGTATTTTTAAATCCAAGCCTAGTACTTAGTTCAGGAAGCACATCAAAGTTAATAATATCCAATTTTTTACCTGCAATATTGTGTAAGTGATTTCTAATTTGGAAAATATATTCCAGTGATATTCTGTATTTCTGATATTCTTCTTCAGTAAAAAGAATATTCATTAGATCTCTTACTTTTGTTACTCCATAAATAATATTTGCAAACCAAAAAAGTGTATTCGATTCTCTCATTCCTCCATAACCATCTTTAATATTGGCTTGCATTTTTAAGGGATATTTTTTTAATCGCAAGCTATGTTCAAGGTTTTTTTCAAGAATAAAATCTAATTGTTTTGTTTTTCTTATTTTAAAAAGAACATTTTCATATGAATACCATAAGTGTTTTGAGCCATATATTAAACGAGATTCAATAAGCGAGGTTTTAATAGTGACATCTTCTTTTACACTTGTTTGTACATCTTTTAGTTCATGTACCCTTGAGCCTAGTTTTATCCCACAATCCCATGCTAAAGTAATGAATTCTTCCATAACTTCTTTTAGGTTATAGCCTTTGATATCTTCATAAAGAATCATCAAATCAATATCAGAATAAATACATAACTGTTCTCGTCCATAAGAACCAAGAGCAATTAAACAAATAGGTACAGAAGAACCCATAGGTAAATAAGAACCAAAATGTTTTCGCAAAATATATTTATACAAAGCAATAATAAATTTATCTGTTTGTTTGGTATGTTTAACTAAAAAATCTTTACCAATACTGTTTTGAAGAATTGTATCAATAGATGAAATATAGTTATTGATATAGGATTTAAATACCTTTGATACCTCAAAATTATCTGCATTATTGGAAATTAGATTTTCAATATCAATATTTAAAGCGGTGATCATAATAATTCTTTATGTATTTCTAATTTTTTTCTTAAAGTAATTCTGTTTAACCCCAAGTGTTTGGCCATTTGTACTTGTGATTTGTGCTTTTTTTGTGCTGCTTTTAATAAGGGAGCTTCAAATAAATACAAAAAGTCTTTGTAGGCATTCTCTCCTTCCATATTATCAAGAACATATTTTTCAATTAACATCATAATTTCATTTTCCCCAATAGACTCAAAGAGGTGAGATAAAAAAATCGATTTTCTTAAACTATGAGCATTATCAGAAGTATTGATAATTAGTTTATTGGGTTTTGATTCTTGCCCTAATATTATAGAAGCTTCTTTAGAGAAAGCTGTGGCAAGTGGTTTAATATCTTCTTTTCTTTTATCTAAGTTTGGAATGTCAAGGCTTAAAGAAAAAAGATCTGCAATTTTTTGTGACAAATTATCTTTAGTGGTACAAGCAATTATTCGAATGTTATTCTCTTCTACCCAAGAAAGGAATAAATCAGTATTAGAAATATCTTCAATATGCTCTATAATAATGCAGGTGTTAGATAAGCCCAATACTTTGTCTTGAATATCTTTTTGCAAAACTTTTGCAGTATAAAGATTGGCATTTTCATTGATATATCTTGCAAGAGATTTTTTTCCTACTCCAGATGACCCTTTAATTAAAACATTGACATCTAAGTGTTTTAATAAATTGGCTGAATTTTTTATTTCTTTCATGATATTGGATCTGGCGATAAACTCTTGCATATTTTTTAACCTTTTAAAAATTTATATATTATACAATTCTTTTATTCTTTTTATTATGAAAGTAAATAAATATTGATAAAGATATTATGATTAAAGAAACCCCAATTATAAGATATAAAGCATTTATCATTTGTGTATAATCTCCAAGAGCTATTTTAAATACTAACATTAAAGACTCAATAGATAAAGCAATAATGATTGTAATCAAAAATTTAATAAACATTTCGCTTTGTGTTTTTGAATTTGAGGTGTAGGATTTAAAGAATACTTCTTGTTCTAAAATAGTTTTTGCCAAATCAAAAATGGCTAATGCTAGGGTTAAAGATACTATCGGTTTAAATATCATTTCTAGGGAAAACTGATTGGAACCTATAAAAGCGCATAAAAAAGAATACATAGAATAAAATACAATAAATACAGAAAGCAAAGCCAAAGAAAAACCAGCGAAACAATAAAAGGCTTTGGTGAAGGTATGAAAAGGTTTGTTAAGTTCTATTAAGTTTAATTTTTCCAATAAAGCTTCAAGTTTAAAATCCATAAATAAAATAGAATCATTTGTTTTAATAGTAACAGTAATACAAACATTATTACTGGCTGCACTAATATATGCAGGTGAGAAATACAGTAAATTGCCTTTAAAATTTAGCTTATTGCATAAATAAGATCTGTCTTGTTGTTGTAATAAGTTTATGCTTTTGTTTCTAAATATATTAGGGGATGTTTGCATTTTTGTGTTTTTATCTACTATATAAATAAGTTCCAAGGATGAAAAAGTTGAGAATAATTTTTTATAGTTGTTTTTATTAATAAATTTTTCTATAGGTATGTTTGAAATACTTTCTTCTATAAAACCCTCTATCTTGGTTTTATTTCTTTCATATAAAGTGATTAGTTCTTCCATTATTACTCCTTAATTAGTGAAATTATAGCTATTCTGTTTAATAAATATATAAAATAATGTATAAAATATATACAACTATCTCATAAAATATGCTATAAAATATATTATACTTTTCTAAGAAAAAAATTTAAAGGGCGGAAATGGAAAATTTTGCGGACGTAAAATATATATTAGATGGTTTTTTATTGCTATTTGCTGGAATATTAGTAATGTGGATGGCAGCAGGTTTTGCAATGTTAGAAGCAGGACTTACAAGAAGTAAAAATAATGCAACGGTTCTCACAAAAAATATTGCTTTATTTGCAATTTCTTGTATTATGTTTTATTTTGTTGGATACAACTTTATGTATGGAGATGGAAATGCATTTATAGGTTCTGGTTCTATGTTAAGTGGGAAAACAGATGAAGCTATGGGTTATCCCGTAATGGCAGATTTCTTTTTTCAAATGGTATTTGTAGCAACAGCTGCTTCAGTTATTTCAGGAACGATTGCTGAGAGAATGAAATTATGGCCATTCTTAATTTTTGTTACTGTTTTATCGGCACTTATTTATCCTATTCAAGGACATTGGACATGGGGTGGAAGTGAATTAGGTGGACTATTAAGTGGTTTCTCTGATTTTGCTGGTTCTACTATTGTTCATAGTGTTGGTGGATGGGCTGCATTAGCTGGTGTTATTGTATTAGGTCCTAGAATTGGGAAATACGGAAAAAATGGAAGCGTAAGACCAATTCCAGGTTCTAACTTGAGTTTAGCAACGCTTGGAACATTTATTTTATGGATGGGTTGGTTTGGATTTAATGGTGGGTCTCAATTAGCTATGGGTTCTAAAGCAGATATTAATGGAATTGCTATGGTAATTGCTGATACGAATATGGCTGCTTGTGCAGGTGCATTAGCAGCAGCATTATTAACGCAACTTATTTATAAAAAAGTGGATTTAACTTTTGTATTAAATGGGGCACTTGCAGGTTTGGTTTCTGTAACTGCAGGTCCTGATTTAGGAATCATTATTTCTTTAATTGTAGGTGCTGTTGGTGGAATTATTGTTGTACTTGTTGTTCCTTTATGGGATAAAGTTAAAATTGATGATCCCGTTGGAGCGTTAAGTGTTCACTTAGTAGCAGGTATTTGGGGAACATTAGCTGTAGGTATTTTTAATCCTGAGGTATCAATTGTTGCACAACTTACTGGAATAGTAGTTATTGGTGCATTTGTATTTATTTCTTCTTTCATTGTATGGAAACTTTTAGATTTACTTATTGGTATTAGAGTTAGTGAAGAAGTTGAAATTGAAGGTTTAGATATACATGAAACAGGATTAGAGGCTTATCCAGAATTTAAAAGATCATAGTGTTTAAACAGTGGTAGTTTTTCACTGTTTATTTTGGATATTTGAGAGTATTTCAAGCTTGTAAAATAATTTATATGCTTAGATTTAATTGAAACTCAATATTGAGTTTCCTAAAAAGGAAGAAAATGAAAAAGATTGAAGCTATTGTTAAACCTTTTAAATTAGAAGATGTAAAAGAAGCTCTTGTTGAAGTAGGTGTTGTTGGAATGACTGTATCTGATGTAAAAGGATACGGAAGACAACAAGGGCATACTGAATTGTATAGAGGGGCTGAATATATTGTTGATTTTTTAGCAAAAAATAAAATTGAACTCATTGTTAATGATGATGAAGTTGAAAAAATTGTTGATGTAATTGCATCTGCCGCTAAAACAGGAAAAATCGGTGATGGAAAAATATTTGTTACTAGTGTTGATGAGGTGATTAGAATTAGAACGGGTGAGCGTGGTAGCGAAGCCGTTTAAGTACAGATAAATAACAGAAAGCTTTTTCTGTTATTTTGTATAGAATATATACAAAACTCTGGATAATAAAATCCATAAATTAACTATACTCATAGAATAAAAATACATGAAGGAAAAACATGAATTTAGATTCTATACCTTATATACTTGACACCTTTTTTGCAATTTTTGCAATGACGTTAATAATATTCATGGTGCCTGGTTTTGCAATGCTTGAAGCTGGGATTGTACGTACAAAAAA from Campylobacteraceae bacterium encodes the following:
- the arsA gene encoding arsenical pump-driving ATPase; its protein translation is MKELLKNIPKFVFFTGKGGVGKTSMSCAISLALSKMNKKVLLISTDPASNLDEVLDTKLGSTPSLINNTKNLFAMNINPVIAANEYKEKVVGPYRDLLPKEAINQMEEQLSGACSVEIAGFNEFSKYVGDNDIIKQYDHIILDTAPTGHTLRLLNLPSAWKDFIANNQTGSSCLGPVSGLVEQKILYEQVVDNLKDSSKTLLILVSRAEKLSLLEVSKASKELNEQGMKKQHLLINGVFKEDSSDEIAQAFYQKSKEALAVMPENLKNISSNEIGFYPQGVLGLESLEAVINNEAMKEDMAELISFEEKINEALEDTISWKDLLNDIQKDKSGLIMTMGKGGVGKTSIASLIAYELSSLGHKVTLSTTDPAAHLDYIKNNNTKDLIIEKIDPKYETQKHISRVIKQNENKLSSDDMALLKEELNSPCIEEIAIFEAFASTVNKAKERFVVLDTAPTGHTLMLLDASNAYHKELSKNVKNENSDDLIQLIPLLKDKKFTKILLLALAEATPTHEAKALQEDLQRAGITPYAWVINRSFVLCKTSNRVLQHKALNEVKYINEIKNTLSKKVVISPWIKDEINNSTTLKKLLH
- the rarD gene encoding EamA family transporter RarD, whose translation is MKEEKLGYIFAVFAFLFWGAVSPIYFKEVGGVTALEVLMHRVVWSFLILIPLVYLTKQTEVLKLLLKNKNKLKYLLYSTFFVSINWLIFIWAVANERIMEASLGYYINPLINIALGFIFFGERMTRNQNIAIVIAFLAVLYQIIALGTLPLVSLSLAVSFAFYGMIRKKVDVGSIVGLFVETLMLMPLAIIYILYLINTNSMAFLNESDYITFMLTLGGLATIIPLLLFNGAATRMKLSTLGFFQYIGPTCAFLLAVFVYNEEFNFDKLITFALIWLALIIFSLDAIIKKIKA
- a CDS encoding MFS transporter, yielding MNIKLLKFAFLAVIFCNVAVDISHKILLQNIAFKIFDGSEQVVLISIINALILIPFLLFFSISAFLSDKYDKKNVLVYGAVSSFILSIFMVIAYAIGSFNLAMFGIFLLAIQSAIYSPAKFGIIISIYKKENLSLGNSFVQSISMIAILFTMGLFSYIFETLYGINSYDLISSKDELLNKFLPLTYYIVLIALFELSISFLILKKIDTGFKVDKKIVFNRDDYFKAKLLKKNIKEITNTRVLLLSIFGISIFWAISQGMLAVFPAYAKEYLNITSVFVINAILGAAGFGVAFGSFLYTRISKNYIETGSIPIAAAGLCLMIYLSVNVDSSFSLALVFFGFGVCGGLFVVPLNSLLQFNAKFEKLGTVLAGSNFFQSLFMVLVLVLTTVVSFNGLNPKSTIYLLLILTILGAIYTVKKLPLSMVHFFVKFVVGLKYKLEVTGISNIPSTGGLLLLGNHVSWLDWAIIQMATPRDIKFVMDKGIYNKWYLKWFLNFFEVLPISSTSSKSSINQIAKELDEGNVVVLFPEGTITRNGHLGEFKKGFELILKQTTKDVNVHVFYIRGLWESMFSRANKKFIESYRTNIVTVSFSQKIPKELAKADYVKHRVMDLTIESWTEHIKVLKSIPEEIFNTMKEVKNNLIVADSTGMELTGYKFLTVAILFKNLLKTRIKGQNIGLLIPSSAAGAFINTSVLMLGKTAVNINYTADVESLLKCIASAEIQSVVASKKFIQKLKERGMNLDPLLEKVEVFYLEDLKLEIKKISGLMTFLSVKIFPAMLLKALHVKKVPISSNALIMFSSGSEGSPKGIELSHMNILGNTQQIASVLNVNDDDTVVGSLPLFHAFGICVTTFFPLIEGIKLVAHPDPTDGYEVGKLVNKYKATVMCGTSTFFRLYIMNKKVHPLMFESLRYTVAGAEKLSQKVRDDFKRKFGKVIIEGYGTTETSPVAACNLPDILTPELDLQVGNKIGTVGMPLPGTSIKIVDPHTFKPLDIGEEGMVLIGGVQIMKGYLNNEAKTNSVIKSIDGKSWYVTGDKGKFDSDGFLSIVDRYSRFAKLAGEMVSLGAIEEKLSFLIDKEEVEYVATTAPDEKKGEKVIVLISGLNQEEIKELKTKVIKAFDNKLMIPSSYEMVDEIPKLGSGKKDYGKAKKLLISKTQSYDSCFKMDL